The following are encoded in a window of Cryobacterium sp. CG_9.6 genomic DNA:
- a CDS encoding adenosine deaminase, whose product MPGGGVSINALPKISLHDHLDGGLRPQTIIELAEAIGLDLPKTDAESLQAWFYDQSSAGSLVEYLKTFDVTCAVMQTRDGLFRVAKEYVEDLAQDGVIYGEVRWAPEQHLAGGLTLDEAVEAVQDGLEAGIELVEAQGKSIRTGQLITAMRHADRSLEIAQLAVKYRYDGVVGFDIAGAEAGFPASNHRAAFDLLAREFMPTTVHAGEADGLDSIRSALFDGRALRLGHGVRLAEDVTIERQDDDNTFVTLGPVAQWVRDREVTLEVSPSSNLQTGAIAAWGDDLLDHPFDLLYQLGFKVTVNTDNRLMSDTTLSQELALLSDAFGYDLDDLEVFQLNAAAASFLPLEDREELTNAIIAGFANA is encoded by the coding sequence ATGCCCGGCGGCGGCGTGAGCATTAACGCCCTGCCCAAGATCTCGCTGCACGACCACCTCGATGGTGGCCTGCGCCCGCAGACCATCATCGAATTGGCTGAGGCTATTGGGCTAGATTTGCCCAAAACGGATGCCGAGAGCCTCCAGGCCTGGTTCTACGATCAGTCCAGTGCTGGATCCCTCGTGGAGTACCTCAAGACTTTCGATGTGACCTGCGCAGTGATGCAGACGCGCGACGGACTCTTTCGCGTGGCCAAGGAATACGTGGAGGACCTTGCCCAGGACGGCGTCATTTATGGCGAGGTGCGCTGGGCGCCCGAGCAGCACCTTGCCGGCGGCCTCACTCTCGACGAAGCTGTCGAAGCGGTTCAGGACGGCCTCGAGGCTGGGATTGAGCTTGTTGAGGCTCAGGGGAAAAGCATCCGCACGGGTCAGCTGATCACGGCCATGCGCCATGCCGACCGCAGCCTCGAAATCGCCCAGCTGGCCGTGAAGTACCGCTATGACGGCGTTGTTGGCTTCGATATTGCGGGCGCCGAAGCGGGTTTTCCCGCGAGCAATCACCGGGCCGCGTTCGACCTCCTCGCACGGGAATTCATGCCCACGACGGTGCACGCCGGTGAAGCCGACGGGCTGGACAGCATCCGTAGCGCACTGTTTGACGGTCGCGCACTGCGACTTGGCCACGGTGTGCGCCTCGCCGAAGATGTGACGATCGAGCGTCAGGATGACGACAACACCTTCGTCACCCTGGGCCCCGTTGCCCAGTGGGTGCGCGACCGCGAGGTGACGCTCGAGGTGAGCCCCTCCTCCAACCTGCAGACCGGCGCCATTGCGGCCTGGGGCGACGACCTGCTCGACCACCCCTTCGACCTGCTTTACCAGCTCGGTTTCAAGGTCACCGTCAACACTGACAACCGGCTCATGAGCGACACAACGCTGTCGCAGGAGCTCGCGCTTTTGAGTGACGCGTTTGGTTACGATCTTGACGACCTTGAGGTTTTCCAGCTGAACGCGGCCGCCGCGTCGTTCCTGCCGCTCGAGGATCGCGAAGAGCTCACGAACGCCATCATCGCGGGCTTCGCCAACGCCTGA
- a CDS encoding PTS sugar transporter subunit IIA has translation MSLPPLPLEAITIGAQVGDWRAAVTAAGAALELSGATTAGYTARMIRVIDEFGAYIVIAPGLALAHARPGADVLADGLSVVTLAEPVNFGHPNNDPVSVIVGLAVSNSEDHLRSVAALANVFNDARVIPALAAATDAEFVRSVFRQTESS, from the coding sequence ATGTCGCTGCCGCCACTCCCACTCGAAGCCATCACTATCGGCGCACAGGTCGGTGATTGGCGCGCAGCGGTTACGGCTGCGGGTGCCGCGCTGGAGCTCTCCGGCGCGACGACCGCCGGCTATACCGCGCGCATGATCAGGGTCATCGACGAGTTCGGGGCGTACATCGTGATCGCTCCGGGTTTGGCGCTGGCTCACGCCCGTCCGGGTGCCGACGTGCTCGCCGACGGCCTCAGCGTCGTCACGCTCGCCGAACCGGTGAATTTCGGTCACCCCAACAACGATCCCGTGAGCGTGATTGTGGGACTCGCCGTGTCGAACAGCGAGGACCACCTCCGCTCCGTGGCCGCGCTCGCGAATGTCTTCAACGACGCCCGGGTTATTCCGGCCCTCGCCGCGGCTACGGATGCGGAGTTTGTGCGCTCCGTGTTCCGCCAGACGGAGTCCTCGTGA
- a CDS encoding PTS sugar transporter subunit IIB: protein MKIVVMCGVGVGTSAILKVNAERALERLDIEASVVATDAAGVHAAAADAQVILTSSELVGVIGKTNADVIVINNYFDVDELTSKLNVALGS, encoded by the coding sequence GTGAAGATCGTCGTGATGTGCGGTGTGGGCGTGGGGACGTCGGCCATCCTCAAGGTGAACGCCGAGCGTGCCCTGGAGCGGCTCGACATCGAGGCCAGTGTTGTGGCAACGGATGCCGCGGGCGTGCATGCCGCAGCGGCCGACGCTCAGGTCATCCTCACCTCGTCGGAGCTGGTCGGCGTGATCGGAAAGACCAACGCCGACGTGATCGTGATCAACAACTACTTCGATGTGGACGAGCTCACATCCAAACTCAACGTGGCGCTCGGTTCCTAG
- a CDS encoding phospho-sugar mutase, with protein sequence MTRAGSENSDPTSAVIAKARAWLSQDPDSETQAQLRGLINAAGDGDVAAIASLHDRFDTRLEFGTAGLRGEISAGSNRMNRVLVSQAASGLASYLLSHAKPGITPSVVIGYDGRKNSQIFATDTAAIMAGVGVRAILLPRLLPTPLVAFAVRHLDASAGVMVTASHNPPNDNGYKVYLGGDNNGAQIVSPDDKLIAAQILRVAADELVPELPRASYETADEDVVRAYVSATASIAHAPRAQVNSVYTALHGVGWDTTRRVLEQAGFDLPTLVDAQVAPDAAFPTVAFPNPEEPGAMDLSYETAREVDAELIIANDPDADRLAVAIPDAAEASGYRRLSGNEVGMILGWRAASLAARAAGNTPPVGTLACSIVSSPALRAVADAYGLDFADTLTGFKWVSRAPGLIFGYEEALGYLVNPVTVRDKDGISAAVFLLSLVSDLKAEGLTLENYLDQFSEKFGHFASGQISVRVSDLSTIALVMTRLRQTPPEFIGHVAVDQIDDFRWGLGDLPPSDVLRIRLTDGSRVMVRPSGTEPKLKVYLDTHSSTGTVSERKAAARAALAALDQGMRDLIA encoded by the coding sequence ATCACCCGCGCAGGTTCCGAGAACAGCGACCCCACCAGCGCCGTGATCGCCAAGGCGCGTGCCTGGCTCAGCCAGGACCCGGATTCCGAGACGCAAGCCCAGCTGCGTGGCCTGATCAACGCGGCCGGCGACGGCGACGTCGCCGCGATCGCGTCGCTGCATGACCGTTTCGACACGCGCCTGGAGTTCGGCACGGCCGGGCTGCGCGGTGAAATTTCGGCCGGTTCCAACCGCATGAACCGTGTGCTGGTGTCGCAGGCCGCGTCCGGTCTGGCCAGCTACCTGCTGAGCCACGCCAAGCCGGGCATCACGCCGTCTGTCGTGATCGGCTATGACGGCCGCAAGAATTCCCAGATCTTCGCCACCGATACCGCCGCCATCATGGCCGGCGTCGGCGTGCGTGCCATTCTGCTCCCGCGCCTGCTCCCCACCCCCCTGGTGGCCTTCGCAGTGCGTCACCTCGACGCGAGCGCCGGCGTCATGGTGACGGCGTCGCACAATCCGCCGAATGACAACGGCTACAAGGTATATCTGGGTGGCGACAATAACGGTGCCCAGATTGTCTCCCCCGACGATAAGCTCATCGCCGCCCAGATTCTGCGCGTTGCCGCCGACGAACTGGTTCCCGAGCTGCCTCGGGCCTCCTACGAGACGGCCGATGAGGACGTGGTGCGCGCCTACGTGAGTGCCACCGCGAGCATCGCACACGCCCCGCGCGCTCAGGTGAACTCCGTCTACACCGCGCTGCACGGTGTGGGGTGGGACACCACCCGCCGCGTTCTCGAGCAGGCGGGCTTTGACCTTCCTACGCTCGTCGACGCTCAGGTCGCTCCCGACGCGGCCTTCCCCACCGTAGCCTTCCCCAACCCCGAGGAACCCGGGGCGATGGATTTATCGTACGAGACCGCGCGTGAAGTTGACGCCGAGCTCATTATTGCCAACGACCCCGATGCGGACCGGCTCGCGGTCGCCATTCCGGACGCCGCCGAGGCAAGCGGTTACCGCCGTCTCAGCGGCAACGAGGTGGGCATGATCCTCGGCTGGCGCGCCGCCTCGCTCGCCGCCCGCGCCGCCGGTAACACCCCGCCCGTGGGAACACTCGCCTGCTCCATCGTGTCCTCCCCGGCGCTTCGGGCCGTAGCGGATGCCTACGGTCTCGACTTCGCCGACACCCTCACGGGTTTCAAGTGGGTCTCGCGGGCACCGGGGCTCATCTTCGGGTACGAAGAGGCCCTGGGCTACCTCGTGAATCCGGTGACCGTGCGCGACAAGGACGGCATCTCCGCCGCCGTCTTCCTGCTCTCGCTCGTGAGCGACCTGAAGGCGGAGGGCCTCACGCTCGAGAACTACCTCGACCAGTTCAGCGAAAAGTTCGGCCACTTCGCCTCCGGTCAGATCTCGGTGCGGGTGAGCGACCTGTCCACGATCGCCCTCGTCATGACCCGGCTGCGCCAGACACCGCCGGAATTCATTGGCCATGTTGCCGTGGACCAGATTGATGACTTTCGCTGGGGCCTCGGCGACTTGCCTCCGAGCGACGTGCTGCGCATCCGTCTCACCGACGGTTCCCGCGTGATGGTGCGCCCGAGCGGGACCGAGCCCAAACTCAAGGTGTACCTCGACACGCACAGCTCCACGGGTACCGTCAGCGAACGCAAGGCGGCCGCACGCGCGGCTCTCGCCGCCCTCGACCAGGGAATGCGCGACCTGATCGCGTAG
- a CDS encoding purine-nucleoside phosphorylase, translated as MFKTDLNLLDAPETDPFDVARSAAQQIADITGVAQHDVALTLGSGWGKAADLIGETTHTIPAQEITGFSAPALAGHVGTLRSVLLPNGKRALVIGARTHYYEGHGVRRVVHSVRTAAATGVKTMILTNGAGGIRETWTPGTPVLISDHINLTADSPLEGATFIDLTDLYSARLRDVARSIDPTLDEGVYCQFRGPHYETPAEVQMAKAIGGHIVGMSTALEAIAARQAGMEVLGLSLITNLAAGIQKTPLSHGEVIEAGQLAEPVISALLAKIVAAL; from the coding sequence ATGTTCAAGACCGACCTAAACCTGTTAGACGCGCCAGAAACAGACCCGTTCGACGTCGCACGCAGCGCAGCGCAGCAGATTGCCGACATCACGGGCGTGGCGCAGCACGACGTTGCTCTCACCCTCGGCAGCGGCTGGGGCAAGGCCGCCGATTTGATCGGTGAGACCACGCACACCATCCCCGCCCAGGAGATCACCGGCTTCAGTGCACCAGCCCTGGCCGGTCACGTGGGCACCCTGCGCTCGGTGCTGCTGCCGAACGGCAAGCGCGCGCTCGTCATCGGCGCCCGCACCCACTACTACGAAGGTCACGGTGTGCGCCGCGTGGTGCACAGCGTGCGCACCGCTGCCGCCACGGGCGTAAAGACCATGATCCTCACGAACGGCGCCGGCGGAATTCGCGAGACCTGGACCCCCGGCACGCCAGTGCTGATCAGCGACCACATCAACCTCACCGCTGATTCGCCGCTCGAAGGCGCCACTTTCATCGATTTGACCGACCTCTACTCCGCGCGTCTGCGCGATGTGGCGCGCTCGATTGACCCCACACTCGACGAGGGTGTGTACTGCCAGTTCCGGGGGCCGCACTACGAAACCCCGGCCGAGGTACAGATGGCCAAGGCCATTGGTGGACACATCGTGGGTATGTCGACGGCCCTCGAGGCCATTGCCGCCCGTCAGGCCGGAATGGAGGTGCTCGGGCTCTCGCTCATCACCAACCTGGCCGCGGGTATTCAAAAGACTCCGCTGAGCCACGGTGAGGTCATCGAGGCCGGCCAGCTTGCCGAACCCGTGATCAGCGCCCTCCTCGCCAAGATCGTGGCCGCACTATGA
- a CDS encoding NAD(P)H-quinone dehydrogenase, with amino-acid sequence MAYEFERKQSIVVLGGGPGGYEAALAGAQQGAEVTLVESVGVGGSAVITDVVPSKSLIATAEASNSIGEATDLGVQFFVRGETGKPLRPEVAINLATVNKRLLTLARQQSEDMKATLIRAGVTFVQGHGRLDGTSGVIVATSADSTAADFDRIDADTIVVSVGASPRILSSALPDGEHILTWTQLYNLKAVPEHLIVVGSGVTGAEFASAYRALGAKVTLISSRDQVLPGEDADAANVIENVFKRNGMIVMSKSRAASVVREGEGVLATLEDGREVRGSHCLIAVGSVPNTRNIGLEEAGVQLTASGHVQVNRVARTSIPNIYAAGDCTTELPLASVASMMGRTAVFHAMGDTVNPIEIRNVAANIFTQPEIATVGWTQKQIEDGLTQGDVYKLPLSSNPRAKMMGIKDGFVKLIARTGSGTVIGGVIVAPRASELIFPLALAVEHRLTVDEVARAFPVYPSLTGSITDAARAMHVVL; translated from the coding sequence ATGGCCTATGAGTTCGAACGCAAGCAGAGCATTGTTGTACTCGGCGGAGGGCCTGGCGGATACGAAGCGGCACTGGCCGGTGCTCAGCAGGGCGCCGAGGTCACTCTGGTGGAAAGCGTTGGCGTGGGCGGCTCGGCCGTGATCACCGACGTTGTGCCCTCCAAATCCCTCATCGCTACGGCCGAGGCCTCCAACTCCATCGGTGAGGCCACGGACCTCGGTGTGCAGTTCTTCGTGCGGGGGGAGACGGGCAAGCCGCTGCGCCCCGAGGTGGCGATCAACCTCGCCACGGTGAACAAGCGACTGCTCACCCTCGCCAGGCAGCAGTCCGAAGACATGAAGGCCACGCTCATTCGTGCCGGCGTCACCTTTGTGCAGGGACACGGGCGCCTCGACGGCACCTCCGGCGTGATCGTTGCCACCAGTGCCGACAGCACGGCGGCTGACTTTGACCGCATTGATGCCGACACGATCGTCGTCTCGGTGGGCGCGAGCCCGCGTATCTTGTCCTCCGCGCTGCCCGACGGGGAACACATCCTCACCTGGACGCAGCTGTACAACCTGAAGGCTGTTCCCGAGCACCTCATCGTGGTGGGATCCGGTGTGACGGGGGCCGAATTCGCATCCGCTTACCGAGCGCTCGGCGCCAAGGTGACGCTCATTTCGAGCCGCGATCAGGTGCTGCCCGGTGAGGACGCCGACGCGGCCAACGTGATTGAAAACGTGTTCAAGCGCAACGGCATGATCGTGATGTCCAAGTCGCGCGCGGCATCCGTTGTGCGCGAGGGCGAGGGTGTTCTGGCCACCCTGGAGGACGGTCGCGAGGTTCGCGGTAGCCACTGCCTGATTGCCGTCGGTTCGGTTCCCAACACGAGGAACATCGGCCTCGAAGAGGCTGGCGTTCAGCTGACCGCCAGCGGTCATGTTCAGGTGAACCGCGTGGCGCGCACGTCGATCCCCAACATCTACGCGGCGGGCGACTGCACCACGGAGCTACCCCTCGCCTCCGTGGCGTCCATGATGGGCCGCACCGCCGTCTTCCACGCCATGGGCGACACGGTCAACCCCATCGAAATTCGCAACGTGGCCGCGAACATCTTCACCCAGCCCGAGATCGCTACCGTGGGGTGGACCCAGAAGCAGATCGAGGACGGCCTGACCCAGGGTGACGTCTACAAGCTCCCGTTGTCCTCGAACCCACGCGCCAAGATGATGGGCATCAAGGACGGCTTCGTCAAGCTCATTGCGCGCACCGGCAGTGGCACGGTCATCGGCGGCGTCATCGTGGCGCCCCGGGCCAGCGAGCTCATCTTTCCGCTCGCACTGGCCGTCGAGCACCGCCTCACCGTTGACGAGGTGGCCCGGGCGTTCCCCGTGTACCCCTCGCTCACCGGTTCCATCACCGATGCTGCCCGGGCCATGCACGTGGTGCTCTAG
- a CDS encoding biotin carboxylase N-terminal domain-containing protein, with translation MSLITKVLIANRGEIAVRVIRAAKDSGILSVAVYADQDRDALHARLADEAYGLDGTTGAETYLVIDKILSIARRSGADAVHPGYGFLAENADFARAVIGAGLTWIGPSPDAIDQLGDKVSARHIAEKVGAPMAPGTLNPVVDAAEVLAFVDVHGLPVAIKAAFGGGGRGLKVARERAEVAELFDSATREAITAFGRGECFVEKYLDNPRHVETQCLADMHGNVVVVSTRDCSLQRRHQKLVEEAPAPFLTAEQTTELYRASKAILAEVGYVGAGTCEFLIGQDGTVSFLEVNTRLQVEHTVSEEITGIDLVREQFRIAAGGILDYADPVAVGHSFEFRINGEDPGRGFFPSPGPVHQFKPAGGPGVRVDTGVQSGDVISGSFDSLLAKLIVTGATREEALERSRRALDEFEITGLPTVLPFHRAVVRDPAFAPENGEPFSVFTRWIETEFDNTIEPWTGTLEDATPTKKRHNVVVEVEGRRIEVSLPTRLLPGGAGDNSTGPAPRRRGGSSTVSSDTGDAVKAPMQATIVKLLVAEGDLVVKGDLLLVLEAMKMEQPLTAHRDGVVGNLTAVVGTTVSSGALLLTVEDARLITHAA, from the coding sequence GTGTCACTCATAACGAAGGTCCTCATCGCCAACCGGGGCGAGATCGCTGTCAGGGTGATCCGCGCTGCCAAAGACAGCGGAATCCTCTCTGTCGCCGTCTATGCCGACCAGGATCGCGATGCCCTGCACGCGCGCCTCGCCGACGAGGCCTACGGGCTCGATGGCACCACCGGTGCGGAAACGTACCTCGTCATTGACAAGATCCTCTCCATCGCCCGACGCTCCGGCGCGGATGCCGTTCACCCCGGTTACGGCTTTTTGGCCGAGAACGCAGACTTCGCTCGCGCCGTGATCGGCGCCGGACTCACCTGGATTGGGCCGTCGCCCGACGCCATCGACCAGCTCGGCGACAAGGTGTCGGCTCGACACATTGCCGAAAAAGTAGGCGCACCGATGGCCCCCGGAACGCTGAACCCCGTGGTGGACGCGGCGGAGGTGCTCGCCTTTGTCGACGTACACGGTCTTCCCGTGGCCATCAAGGCAGCGTTTGGTGGTGGCGGACGCGGCCTCAAGGTTGCCCGCGAACGCGCGGAGGTGGCCGAACTCTTTGACTCCGCCACCCGGGAGGCCATCACCGCGTTCGGCCGCGGCGAGTGCTTCGTAGAAAAATACCTCGACAATCCCCGGCACGTGGAAACCCAGTGTCTGGCCGACATGCACGGCAACGTGGTTGTCGTCTCCACCCGCGACTGCTCACTGCAGCGCCGGCACCAGAAGTTGGTCGAGGAGGCGCCCGCACCGTTCCTCACCGCCGAGCAGACCACTGAGCTGTATCGTGCCTCCAAGGCGATCCTCGCTGAGGTGGGCTACGTGGGCGCCGGAACCTGCGAGTTCCTCATCGGCCAAGACGGAACGGTGTCGTTCCTCGAGGTCAACACGCGCCTACAGGTTGAGCACACGGTGTCCGAAGAGATCACCGGCATTGACCTCGTGCGCGAGCAGTTCCGCATCGCGGCCGGCGGCATCCTCGACTACGCCGACCCGGTGGCTGTGGGCCATTCCTTTGAGTTCCGCATCAACGGTGAAGATCCCGGACGCGGGTTCTTCCCCTCCCCCGGTCCTGTTCACCAGTTCAAGCCCGCCGGCGGCCCCGGTGTGCGCGTCGATACCGGTGTTCAGTCCGGCGACGTGATCAGCGGGTCTTTCGATTCGCTGCTCGCCAAACTCATCGTGACCGGTGCCACCCGGGAAGAAGCCCTCGAGCGTTCGCGCCGAGCCCTCGACGAGTTCGAGATCACGGGCCTTCCCACCGTGCTGCCGTTTCACCGCGCCGTGGTGCGTGACCCGGCGTTCGCTCCCGAGAACGGTGAGCCGTTCTCGGTGTTCACCCGCTGGATCGAGACGGAATTCGACAACACCATCGAACCCTGGACCGGAACGCTCGAAGATGCCACTCCCACAAAAAAGCGCCACAACGTTGTCGTGGAGGTGGAGGGACGCCGCATCGAGGTGAGCCTCCCCACTCGACTGCTGCCCGGCGGTGCCGGCGATAACTCAACCGGTCCGGCGCCCCGTCGCCGTGGCGGTTCCAGCACCGTGTCGAGCGACACCGGTGACGCCGTGAAGGCACCGATGCAGGCCACGATCGTGAAACTGCTCGTTGCGGAGGGTGACCTGGTCGTGAAGGGTGACCTGCTTCTGGTGCTCGAGGCCATGAAAATGGAGCAGCCGCTCACCGCTCACCGTGATGGCGTCGTGGGAAACCTGACCGCCGTCGTGGGCACCACGGTCTCGTCGGGAGCGCTTCTCCTCACGGTGGAAGACGCCCGTCTGATCACGCACGCCGCGTAA
- a CDS encoding nucleoside triphosphate pyrophosphatase, protein MHLILASTSPARLALLRAAGIEPALISPDVDEEAVTAAANAGADAPLSPHEVVELLARAKAEAAAAQYAASSSVSTEASAPSLILGGDSVFVLDGVIYGKPHTVATAHERWQLQRGRTGMLYSGHWLIEVINGVPGRAVGAVAVAEVSFADDITDAELDAYIGTGEPLFVAGAFTIDSLGAPFITRIVGDPSTVVGLSLPTLRRLVAGLGHHWPDLWNRRGAL, encoded by the coding sequence ATGCACCTGATTTTGGCGTCCACCTCCCCCGCTCGACTCGCCCTTCTACGGGCGGCGGGAATCGAGCCGGCCCTCATCTCCCCCGATGTGGATGAGGAGGCCGTGACCGCCGCGGCGAATGCCGGGGCGGATGCCCCGCTGTCGCCTCATGAGGTTGTCGAGCTGCTTGCGCGTGCCAAGGCCGAGGCGGCTGCGGCCCAGTACGCGGCGTCGTCGAGCGTGAGCACCGAGGCATCCGCTCCCTCGCTGATTCTGGGCGGCGACTCGGTCTTTGTGCTCGACGGCGTGATTTACGGCAAGCCGCACACCGTGGCCACGGCGCACGAGCGTTGGCAGCTGCAGCGCGGCCGCACGGGCATGCTCTACTCCGGACACTGGCTGATTGAGGTCATCAACGGCGTGCCGGGCCGGGCCGTGGGCGCGGTTGCTGTGGCGGAGGTGAGCTTTGCCGATGACATCACGGATGCCGAACTCGACGCTTATATAGGAACGGGCGAGCCGCTGTTCGTGGCCGGCGCCTTCACCATTGACAGCCTCGGCGCGCCGTTCATCACCCGCATCGTGGGCGACCCCTCAACGGTCGTGGGGCTCTCACTCCCCACGCTCCGCCGACTCGTCGCCGGGCTGGGTCATCACTGGCCCGACCTCTGGAACCGGCGCGGCGCGCTCTGA
- a CDS encoding TRAM domain-containing protein — protein MGISNHTQSNTNSTAESPVGTEIELDITNVAHGGIFVARHEGRVVFVSDTLPGERVRARLTEANHKSFWRAETVAVITEAPERQPHVWAAAAIDRAPEDRAGGAELGHIELSFQRELKRRVLADALQRMAGIESPVTVESVQAGPNASPGDFMDGTGWRTRISLHVDEHGTVGPYAARSHRVIPVNDLPLAEHAIEEIAPLDTLFHNAATVNLVAPSEGPVRVLVAEKDTFGKPRPAERSVIRERVGDREFELDVSGFWQVHSRAAETLFAAVQDSIDPELFDPRATNLDLYGGVGLLAAAVGDRFGSAVRITSVESDPEAVNFAATNLKEWVGATAETDRVDRYLQRVLREADAAQRARLQAATVVLDPPRSGAGKVVIDQLGALSPAQIIYVACDPVALARDVALLAGFGYELKNLRAFDLFPNTHHVEAVAVLTK, from the coding sequence ATGGGCATCAGTAATCACACGCAGTCGAACACCAACAGCACGGCCGAATCACCGGTGGGAACCGAGATCGAACTCGACATCACCAACGTCGCTCACGGCGGAATCTTCGTGGCCCGCCACGAGGGTCGCGTGGTGTTCGTCAGCGACACTCTTCCCGGCGAACGTGTGCGTGCCCGCCTCACCGAGGCCAACCACAAAAGTTTCTGGCGCGCCGAGACCGTTGCAGTCATCACCGAGGCGCCCGAGCGCCAGCCGCACGTGTGGGCAGCCGCGGCCATCGACCGTGCCCCCGAGGATCGCGCGGGCGGTGCGGAGTTGGGCCACATCGAACTGAGTTTCCAGCGCGAGCTCAAGCGCCGTGTGCTGGCCGACGCCCTGCAGCGGATGGCCGGCATCGAGAGTCCCGTGACGGTTGAGTCCGTCCAGGCCGGCCCGAACGCGAGCCCCGGAGACTTCATGGACGGCACGGGATGGCGCACGCGCATCAGCCTGCACGTGGACGAGCACGGCACGGTTGGCCCCTATGCCGCCCGCTCGCACCGCGTGATCCCCGTGAACGACCTCCCGCTGGCCGAGCACGCCATTGAAGAGATCGCGCCGCTCGACACCCTTTTTCACAACGCTGCCACGGTGAACCTCGTGGCACCGTCTGAGGGTCCCGTGCGGGTGCTCGTGGCCGAGAAGGACACGTTCGGCAAGCCGCGCCCAGCCGAGCGCAGCGTGATTCGCGAGCGTGTGGGCGATCGCGAGTTCGAGCTTGACGTCTCCGGCTTCTGGCAGGTGCACTCTCGCGCCGCCGAGACGCTGTTCGCCGCCGTGCAGGATTCCATCGATCCGGAACTGTTCGACCCTCGCGCTACGAACCTCGACCTCTACGGCGGTGTCGGTCTGCTCGCCGCGGCCGTGGGGGACCGCTTCGGCAGCGCCGTGCGCATCACCTCGGTGGAGAGCGATCCCGAGGCCGTGAACTTTGCGGCCACCAACCTGAAGGAATGGGTGGGGGCGACCGCGGAAACCGACCGAGTCGACCGTTACCTGCAGCGTGTTCTTCGCGAAGCGGATGCCGCCCAGCGCGCCCGCCTGCAGGCCGCCACCGTGGTGCTCGATCCGCCCCGGTCCGGAGCCGGCAAGGTGGTCATCGACCAGTTGGGTGCGCTGTCGCCGGCTCAGATCATCTATGTGGCCTGTGACCCGGTGGCTCTGGCCCGCGACGTGGCGCTGCTGGCCGGCTTCGGTTACGAGCTGAAAAATCTGCGTGCTTTTGACCTCTTCCCCAACACTCACCATGTTGAAGCCGTCGCCGTGCTCACGAAATAG
- a CDS encoding response regulator transcription factor, translating into MTQHLPETLASADKPIRVAIVDDHESVRLGLQGACENAGYTVVFTAATVWDLIAGLDGRVCDVIVLDLALGDGSVVTDNVKLAQSTGSAVLVHSIADRVASVREALAAGAAGVIPKSSPTTSVMAAVAAVAHGDVLNNLEWATAIDADRDFAKAQLGRRERDVLHLYASGLPLKMVALQLGIAHSTAREYLDRIRVKYVEVGRPAPTKVDLLRRAVEDGILPGLDVEAGDSRV; encoded by the coding sequence GTGACACAGCACCTACCCGAGACTCTCGCATCCGCTGACAAGCCGATTCGCGTCGCCATCGTTGATGATCACGAATCGGTGAGATTGGGTCTGCAGGGTGCCTGTGAAAACGCGGGTTACACCGTAGTGTTCACCGCGGCAACCGTGTGGGACCTGATTGCGGGACTCGATGGCCGGGTGTGCGACGTGATTGTTCTTGACCTTGCTCTCGGGGATGGCTCGGTGGTGACCGACAACGTGAAGCTGGCGCAGAGCACGGGTTCGGCTGTGCTCGTGCACAGCATCGCCGACCGAGTGGCATCCGTTCGTGAAGCGCTCGCCGCGGGGGCTGCCGGGGTCATTCCCAAGTCGTCGCCCACCACGAGTGTGATGGCCGCCGTGGCCGCTGTGGCGCATGGTGACGTGCTCAACAACCTCGAATGGGCCACCGCGATTGACGCCGACCGCGACTTTGCCAAGGCCCAGCTCGGCCGCCGGGAACGGGACGTGCTGCACCTGTACGCCTCGGGGCTACCGCTGAAGATGGTTGCCCTGCAGCTGGGTATCGCCCATTCCACCGCCCGGGAATACCTCGACCGCATTCGAGTGAAATATGTGGAGGTGGGTCGTCCGGCCCCCACCAAGGTGGATCTGCTGCGCCGCGCGGTGGAGGACGGCATTTTGCCGGGTCTGGACGTCGAGGCCGGGGACAGCCGTGTCTAA